The genomic DNA CACACTCCTCGTTGGACTCGGGGTCCACCACGCGGACTTCGATCTCGGGCATGGCCCGGCCCACGGTCTCGGTCATGTGCTTGAGGCTGTCGCCGACTACGGTTTGGCTCATGACCGGGCTGCCCTCGGTCAATCCGTAGCAGATGGTGATCTCGCGCATGTTCATCTTGGCGATGACCCGCTTCATGACCTCAACCGGACAGGGCGAGCCGGCCATTATCCCGGTGCGCAGCGACGAGTAGTCGAAACGCTCGAACAGCGGATGGTCGAGGATGGCGATGTACATGGTGGGCACGCCGTACACGGCGGTGCATTTTTCCTGGTCGATGGCACCCATGACGTCCAGGGGCACGAAATCCTCCAGGATGACCATGGTTACGCCGTGGTTGACCGCGGCCATGACGCCGAGCACGCAGCCGAAACAGTGGAACAGGGGTACGGTCAGGCAGAGCCGGTCACCGGTCACGAACTTCTGGTTCGCCCCGATCCAGTACCCGTTGTTGACGATGTTGTAGTGGGTCAGTTGCACGCCCTTGGGGAACCCGGTGGTGCCCGAGGTGTACTGCATGTTGACCACGTCGTGCGGATCGAGCGAGGCCTGTCGTTCGGCATACTGCTCGTCCGAGACCATGGCGGCCATGGCCTGCAGCTCGGGGATGGAGTACATGCCCCGGTGCTTCTCGTGGCCCAGATAGAAGACCCGCTTCAGGTGCGGGAACTTCTCGGTCCGGAGATGCCCCCTTTCCTGGGTGCGCAGTTCCGGCACCAGGTCGTAGGTGGAGGTCAGGTAGTCGTGGTCACGGTACTGGCCGATGATGAACAGGTTTTCGGTCTCGGAGTGCTTGAGCAGGTATTCCAGCTCATGGGAGCGGTAGTGGGTGTTGACCGTGAGCAGGATGGCCCCGATCTTGGCCGTGGCGAACTGCAACGCCACCCAGTAGGGCACGTTGTTGGCCCACACTGCCACCTTCTCGCCTTTTTGCACGCCGAGCCCCATCAGCCCTTTGGCGATGGTGTCGGTCAGCTCGTCGAATTCGGCATAGGTCAGACGGAAATCGCGGTCCACGTAGACCACGGCTTCCGTGTCCGGATATTTGTCGGCGGTCTCCTTCAGGAGGTTGCCGAGAGTTATTTCGCGAAGCGCCTTCATTCGTTCCCCCTTATTCCGGGAAATAGAGAACGGCGTAGATCTCGGCCTTCTCTTCTCCGCCGCAGGCCACGTTGTGGGGCACGATGGAGTTGAAGTAGATGGAGTCGCCGGTTTCGAGAATTTGCTCCTCCTGGCCGTAGCGGACCCGCAGCTTGCCGGAGTGGACCACGATGAATTCCTCGCCCTCGTGGGAGGACATGGCTTCATCCTTGCCCGACTCGGGCATGAGCTCGATGAAAAACGGCTCCATGTGGCGGTCGGTCTTGCCCTTGCCCAGGGAGTGGAAGATCAGCCCGGCTTCCTTGCCGTCCGGGTGCATGATGATCTCCTGTTCGCGTTCGTCCAGGCGGGTAATCAACGGATCGCTCGAAACCTGATCGTCCAGAAAGGTTCCCAATCGTACTCCTAGCGCGCGAGCCAGCTTAACCAGAGGCCGTAGAGAGGGGTACATCTCCTCTTCTTCGACGGCACGGATGAAGTTTTCGGACAAGGTGGTTCTGTTGGACAGATCCTCGATGCTCAGATTCTGCTTTTCGCGATAGGCACGAATCCTCTTCCCGATCGTAGTCATGTTCTTTCTCCGTTTTCGATGCCAAGGTGCTGGCGCAAGGTTTCTTCCGATTCGGCGGATCGCCGGGGACGTCCGTCGCTCCTGCCTTTAGCGGATATACGGCCGATTGTCACCTTTTGGCGAAATCGTCTCCCGGCCGGAGGGGAGCGGTTGCCTTCGGTTCGGGCGGGGTGTATCTTCGCCCCTCGCTTCGAAACACAGAGCACGAGGCAGCAAGGTGACCCCAGAATCCATTTATTTTCCGGACCAACCCCGCAAGGATTCGCGTTCCGGGCGCGCCGCGATCCCATCCGATGTCCGCGTGGAGAAAATCTCCGGCGCTTTTTCCACGAAGTCCGAGACCGTCGTGGGTTCCGGGGCGACCCGGCGCAAGGCCGTCAGGAAGGCCTACTGGTACGCCGAGGAGGCCGACCCGGCCGACGACGGCGTGCGCATGATTCTGGTCCGGCCCCTGAATGCGAACAAGGTTCCGTCCGGCTCCGGCGACATCGTCCCGCTGCCCGACTTCCTCACCCGCTTCAGCCCGGAGCTGGAGTTCTACCAGACCGAGGTTTACCCCCGGATACGCGAACTCGGCGACACCCTCGCGCGGGCCGAGGAACAGCGCGGCCGGGGCGCGCTCTATTCCGCGCAATTCGAATTCGAATCGGCCCTTGGGCTGGACGAGCAAAACATCCGGGCCAACTTCGGCCTGGGCCTCACCTACATGCAGCGGGGCGACGCCGAAAAGGCGGGCGACATCTTCAAGCGCGTGGTCTCCCTGGACGCGGCCTTCTCCCCCGAGCACAAGCATCTGTTCAACGAGTTCGGCATCAGCCTGCGCAAATCCGGGCTCACGGATCAGGCGGTGGAATACTACTCCCGTGCGCTGGAGATCGCCGATGATGACGAAAATCTCCGCTACAACATCGCCAGGGCCCAGTTCGAGCGCGGCGACGAGGCCGAATGCCGGGCCAATCTGATGAAGGCCCTGGAGATCGCCCCGCTCATGGACGAGGCCAATCGGTTTCTGGAATTTCTCGATAAGAGGAAAGGGTAGACATGCCCCTGGCTTTGGACCGAGTCTCTTTCGCCTATCCGGACGGCCCGGCCATCCTCAAGGACGCGGACCTGGTGCTTGAAACCGGCGGCTATCATCTCCTGCGCGGCCCGTCCGGAGCGGGCAAGTCCACCGTGCTCCGGCTTCTCTGCCGCCTTGAGGAGGCGCAGGACGGAACCATTTCCTTCAAGGGAGCGTCCATCCGGGACATCCCCCCGGCCGAACTGCGTCGGAGCGTGGCCTACGTGCAGCAACTGCCGACCCTGCTGCCCGGAACGGTGCGCGAGAATCTCCTGATGCCGTTCGGCTTCAAGGCCAATGCGCCGCTGACCCCGCCTTCCGACGAGGACATGGCCGGACGGCTTTCGGATTTCC from Pseudodesulfovibrio thermohalotolerans includes the following:
- a CDS encoding AMP-binding protein, producing MKALREITLGNLLKETADKYPDTEAVVYVDRDFRLTYAEFDELTDTIAKGLMGLGVQKGEKVAVWANNVPYWVALQFATAKIGAILLTVNTHYRSHELEYLLKHSETENLFIIGQYRDHDYLTSTYDLVPELRTQERGHLRTEKFPHLKRVFYLGHEKHRGMYSIPELQAMAAMVSDEQYAERQASLDPHDVVNMQYTSGTTGFPKGVQLTHYNIVNNGYWIGANQKFVTGDRLCLTVPLFHCFGCVLGVMAAVNHGVTMVILEDFVPLDVMGAIDQEKCTAVYGVPTMYIAILDHPLFERFDYSSLRTGIMAGSPCPVEVMKRVIAKMNMREITICYGLTEGSPVMSQTVVGDSLKHMTETVGRAMPEIEVRVVDPESNEECAPGVTGEVCCRGYNVMKGYYNNEKATRDAIDKDGWLHSGDLGVMDEDGYLSITGRLKDMIIRGGENIYPREIEEFLYLMDGVLDVQVAGVPSERLGEEVGAFVIRKDDADLEVEDVIDFCRGKISRYKIPKYVTFVDAYPMTASGKIQKYKLREMATDLWPDA
- a CDS encoding helix-turn-helix domain-containing protein, which produces MTTIGKRIRAYREKQNLSIEDLSNRTTLSENFIRAVEEEEMYPSLRPLVKLARALGVRLGTFLDDQVSSDPLITRLDEREQEIIMHPDGKEAGLIFHSLGKGKTDRHMEPFFIELMPESGKDEAMSSHEGEEFIVVHSGKLRVRYGQEEQILETGDSIYFNSIVPHNVACGGEEKAEIYAVLYFPE
- a CDS encoding tetratricopeptide repeat protein, which codes for MEKISGAFSTKSETVVGSGATRRKAVRKAYWYAEEADPADDGVRMILVRPLNANKVPSGSGDIVPLPDFLTRFSPELEFYQTEVYPRIRELGDTLARAEEQRGRGALYSAQFEFESALGLDEQNIRANFGLGLTYMQRGDAEKAGDIFKRVVSLDAAFSPEHKHLFNEFGISLRKSGLTDQAVEYYSRALEIADDDENLRYNIARAQFERGDEAECRANLMKALEIAPLMDEANRFLEFLDKRKG
- a CDS encoding ABC transporter ATP-binding protein: MPLALDRVSFAYPDGPAILKDADLVLETGGYHLLRGPSGAGKSTVLRLLCRLEEAQDGTISFKGASIRDIPPAELRRSVAYVQQLPTLLPGTVRENLLMPFGFKANAPLTPPSDEDMAGRLSDFLLSGVTLDSRADKLSVGQAQRVCLIRSLLLSPEVVLLDEPTASLDAHSAGVVLDRARELCESGVTVVMISHSETVPEGVTRFIYIEKQGLVMA